A DNA window from Pseudarthrobacter sp. W1I19 contains the following coding sequences:
- the smpB gene encoding SsrA-binding protein SmpB, which translates to MPKESGRKVVATNRKARHDYHVLDTYEAGIALMGTEVKSLREGHASMVDGFCTFYNDELWMEAIHIPEYNQGSWTNHAARRRRKLLLHREELIKISHKVRESGYTIVPLQLYFVDGRAKVEIGVARGKREYDKRQTLREQQDNREAQREMRERNRRR; encoded by the coding sequence TTGCCTAAAGAAAGTGGCCGTAAAGTGGTGGCCACCAACCGCAAGGCCCGGCACGACTACCATGTGCTGGACACCTACGAGGCTGGAATCGCGCTGATGGGAACCGAAGTGAAGTCCCTGCGGGAGGGCCATGCCTCCATGGTGGACGGATTTTGCACCTTCTACAACGACGAGCTGTGGATGGAAGCCATCCACATCCCGGAGTACAACCAGGGCAGCTGGACCAACCATGCGGCACGCCGCCGCCGGAAGCTGCTGCTGCACCGCGAGGAACTCATCAAGATCTCGCACAAAGTGCGCGAATCGGGCTACACGATCGTCCCCCTGCAGCTGTACTTCGTTGATGGCAGGGCCAAAGTGGAGATCGGCGTGGCACGCGGCAAGCGCGAGTACGACAAGCGGCAGACCCTCCGCGAACAGCAGGACAACCGCGAAGCGCAGCGCGAAATGCGGGAGCGCAACCGCCGCCGCTAG